In Candidatus Methylomirabilota bacterium, a genomic segment contains:
- a CDS encoding amidohydrolase family protein produces MPSRKFRIIDADGHVMEPAGMWERYIGPEFRDRAPRVVRGPSGRSGFESGGRVSPRLECISLAMRGAFAARVREHLSEYLEAEYDAESQIKAMDAGGIDIAFLYPTQGLYVASIDDLAPELAIGICRAYNDWMVDFCAHAPDRLRPVGMLVALHEPALAVQEAERLAARGFRAVFVRPNPIRGRNLDDPAYEPFWAACERRGLAVGIHEGVGAYLPEAGADRFRNFFACHAASHPMEQMLAMLALIGGGVLERHPQLRVAFLESGCGWLPYWLWRMDEHWEQTEGIAGEPQLSMKPSDYFRRQCWIACEPDEPYIPHVLDFIGEDRLLFASDYPHPDHKWPETAEAMLALPVSDSARRKILWDNPAALYGLA; encoded by the coding sequence CCGGCCGGCATGTGGGAGCGCTACATCGGCCCCGAGTTTCGTGATCGCGCGCCGCGCGTGGTGCGCGGGCCCAGCGGACGCTCGGGCTTCGAGAGCGGGGGGCGGGTGTCGCCGCGGCTGGAGTGCATCAGCCTCGCCATGCGCGGCGCCTTCGCAGCACGGGTGCGCGAGCACCTGAGCGAGTACCTCGAGGCGGAGTACGATGCCGAGTCCCAGATCAAGGCGATGGACGCGGGCGGCATCGACATCGCGTTCCTCTATCCCACCCAGGGACTCTACGTGGCGTCCATCGACGACCTGGCGCCCGAGCTGGCGATCGGCATCTGCCGCGCCTACAACGACTGGATGGTGGACTTCTGCGCCCACGCGCCGGACCGCCTGCGCCCCGTCGGCATGCTCGTCGCCCTCCACGAGCCGGCCCTGGCCGTCCAGGAGGCCGAGCGCCTCGCCGCGCGCGGCTTCAGGGCGGTCTTCGTCCGTCCGAACCCGATCCGCGGGCGGAACCTCGACGATCCGGCCTACGAGCCCTTCTGGGCCGCCTGCGAGCGGCGGGGCCTGGCCGTCGGCATTCACGAGGGCGTGGGAGCGTACCTGCCCGAGGCGGGCGCCGATCGCTTCCGGAACTTCTTCGCCTGCCACGCCGCCTCGCATCCGATGGAGCAGATGCTGGCGATGCTGGCGCTCATCGGCGGCGGCGTCCTCGAGCGTCACCCGCAGCTGCGCGTCGCGTTCCTGGAATCGGGCTGCGGCTGGCTGCCGTACTGGCTGTGGCGGATGGACGAGCACTGGGAGCAGACGGAGGGCATCGCCGGCGAGCCCCAGCTCTCCATGAAGCCGAGCGACTACTTCCGCCGCCAGTGCTGGATCGCGTGCGAGCCCGACGAGCCCTACATCCCCCACGTCCTCGACTTCATCGGCGAGGACCGCCTCCTCTTCGCGAGCGACTACCCGCATCCGGATCACAAGTGGCCGGAGACGGCCGAGGCGATGCTCGCCCTGCCGGTTTCAGACTCGGCCCGGCGGAAGATCCTCTGGGACAACCCCGCGGCGCTCTACGGTCTGGCCTGA
- a CDS encoding Ig-like domain-containing protein: ATVRDATGRTGSSSVSVTVQGGAPPTLGASFTSPAEGATVNGTTIVGLAASGGTSPYSYALAIDGAQVFTTTTAGTSASYSWDTTASANGTHTLGLTVTDSAGARATAIRTVTMSSGGGTGTLTITLTSPRPGEAVSGINWSNIWVDSPGTPPFTYTLSVGATTLWTESSSGTHVALPWDTTRVANGAQTLKATVRDAAGRTGSATVDVVVQNP; encoded by the coding sequence GCCACCGTCCGTGACGCGACCGGCAGGACCGGCTCGTCCAGCGTCAGCGTCACCGTCCAGGGCGGCGCCCCCCCCACCCTCGGCGCCTCCTTCACGAGCCCCGCCGAAGGTGCCACCGTCAACGGGACGACGATCGTCGGCCTGGCCGCCAGCGGGGGCACCTCGCCCTATAGCTACGCGCTGGCCATCGACGGCGCCCAGGTGTTCACCACGACGACGGCCGGGACCAGCGCCTCCTACAGCTGGGACACGACCGCGTCGGCCAACGGCACGCACACGCTGGGCCTCACCGTGACCGACAGCGCCGGCGCCCGCGCCACCGCCATCCGCACCGTCACCATGAGCAGCGGCGGAGGCACCGGCACGCTCACGATCACGCTCACATCGCCACGTCCGGGCGAAGCCGTCAGCGGCATCAACTGGTCGAACATCTGGGTGGACTCGCCGGGGACGCCGCCGTTCACTTACACGCTCTCCGTCGGCGCCACCACACTCTGGACCGAATCGTCCTCGGGCACCCACGTGGCGCTGCCGTGGGACACCACGCGCGTGGCCAACGGAGCCCAGACGCTGAAAGCCACCGTGCGGGATGCGGCCGGCCGGACCGGCTCGGCCACCGTCGACGTCGTGGTGCAGAACCCCTAG